From the Papaver somniferum cultivar HN1 chromosome 2, ASM357369v1, whole genome shotgun sequence genome, the window AGGACTGATTTGTTAAGAATCAGTTTACTTGGTTGGCTGAGAATCTTGCTTTTCCAACcttttattctttcttccattctgCTTACTATGAAGTCAAAAAATTTCAGCTTAGACTTTTCAATAAACAAAGGAACTACCAGATAGGAGTCCTTGATATctagtttctttatttttagcAGTTTGGACAtcatttttttcatcttatgatgaatttttttactaaagaaaattcatgatttttcaaAATTAACCATTTGTCCCGATACTATACTAAACTCATGAAGAGCCGTCAACAAGTTTTTGCAGCTGTGTAGGTTAGCCTTTGTGAAGATTAAGAAATGATCAACAAAgaaaagatgagaaattggagtatCATTCATGCTTATTTTTAATCATTGAATTTCTTTTGAGTTTTCTTTAGATATTAAAAATATTGAAAAGACCTCCATATATATAAGGAACGGAAAGGGGGACAAAAGATCCCCTATCTTAAGCCTCTTGTAGGTTTGAAAAATTCACCTGCATTGCCATTTAACAGAACTGCAATTGATGCAGTTGAGATGCATTGGCTAattaaagaacgattttttggggaccatggtttttttggggggaccatgttttattttgagtaaagacattagaagtaaatctaggtcaccccttatctggatatttatattaatacctaaattaccctcctgattaattttgggtgatgattagttagtgttaataatagttagtgtaatgattagtgagatgattaagttaaagataattagtgatattaaaaaattagatggtttttttttaaagaagtagaattattgagagagtaaagttagagaagatgaagaaggaaaacatgaaaaacggtggattttaccaaccacaaccggaggaagggtatttgagTACCCAGGTGTGCTtgaaacttagataatgttggttgaattgctccaaactttcaaaaaaaatgaaattttttatgtagatttgggtcagttcggttaccatatgtcaagaacatgtaaccgaacacacctgaaagtgtagttcggttacgttttccaaacacgcaggttaccgaactcgctcgttaatggaggttttggtcgtacagtgtaatgttcggttacctaggataaaatggtaggtaaccgaactttgaacttaacaatttatttgggtacatcttgtgtgttcggttagttcgcaaacttcgacgcaaccaagttcccaaccgaactgcagtttaaaagtaacctagtgttagaagttcggttggttcgcaaacttcaacatattttgcgaatcaaccgaactgggcttatatatgcaattaggcaaacgttcggttactacgaaatttatttcttggcgaattatctagagttcggttactacgaaatttatttcttggcgaattagatagagttcggttacgaagtttcaaaggtagagttcggttacaaagaaaacttaacatttttgcgaacggaCCGAatttgtggacttctcattattttcgtaaattaaagttcggtgatatccttattttgcgaaggaaccgaacttatggacttctgttgttctaatacaagaagttcggttaaaagtattttttgcgaatcaaccgaactctattggctaagttcggttactttgtagttttaaaattttttgcgaaaaaaacgaactctattggctaagttcggttattttggaactcaagatagtggccagaacaacacagttcggttaaactggatttgttttttttttttccggttctaagggtggagttcggttactttgtagttttaaatttttttgcgaaactaccaaacagagagttcggtgacttagttttaaatccaatagaaccgaactgttctttgtgttcttcattttcaagaagttcggttagtaaactagggttttttggaaaatcggcctaaccgaacatggctctgtaactcctactaaaaccctattttgatgatttctattcgattgaagcaatcaaaaacaaattaaagtgaagggtttgttggaaaatacctccggagtggtcccatggaagaatcaggctgcggctggcgttttttatactcgataaaattatcatgtaacagaacttaattgtgattgcattgatgttgttacatttcttaaataggcggtggtggtggtggtgggaggaggtggtggtggtaatcggtggttggtggtggtgatgatcggAAGTGGTGGtgggtggtaatcggcggtggtgggcggtggcggtggtaatcggtggttggtggtggtgataatcggaggtggtggtggtggtaatcggcggtggtggtgggagaaggaggtggttatatatataggtggttattaggttggttttaaattaaactaGGTTAAGGGTagattagtcatttcaacgttttaggacaccccttatcactatagggaagtggcctaataaaatcatggtcccagaaaaaccatgatcccaaaaaatcgttctaattaAAGTACACCGGTCTTTACAAAAGCCCATTAGGATGAATCAGTTGAGATGAATCAGCCAGGGCATTGGGTCATCAAAATGTACCACCAGCTCTTTGCAGTAGTTTTTTTCTATTGAGTAAAAAGTATAATTTTTATATTCACCAAGAAAGGGGATGATTACATCCCACTTATGTTTTCTAGCACCCACCAAAACTGTACATATTATATTACACTCTTGACTACTCGACTGTTTCAAAACAATTTGCAGTTAATTACAAGTAACAGTATCAGCATATACAAGAACTGGAATTGTAAAAAAGAATACATTGCCACACAGCAGAAAGTGTAAGTTCTAATTCCTAACTCCGTCGTGTAAGTCCTACAAATGTTCATTCTCCCGAAGTACTGAATCAGGAGCTACAGCTTATGCTAGTACTTCGCCATTCTTCTGGCATGCTCAGAAAACGCTGCATCAGCACAAGAATCCCAACTCTCGGCCATCCCCTTAAGAGTTAGATCAGGAATCCAGCGGAGGGATTGATGCAACTTATTCTTTGCATCTGTTAATAGATATTCGTATTCGTAACTGTGACTATCAAAACAAAATGTAGGAAACATTGTCAGAGGGATTCTCTTCATAGTCAAGTACAGATAATAATTAGATTCCGACCAAATCCATTTGATCTTGATTCATTTCATACATATACATGGACAAGTATTATCCGTGGTCTAATATGAAAAAATGATGACAGTCGGTAAAACTACTAGTTGTTGTTGATAACAATGATGTGTTCTTTGCTGAATTTGCGATAGTGATATTCATTTTTGAAAAGGACACAAATATTCGTGATGCTAAAAATATAAAAGAACAACAGTTGGTGAGTTGATTCTCTTACCTCCGACTGTCGTGCAAACAATCTAATAGTACAGGGGTACACAGGGGATAATTTGAGGGGATTAAGAACCACATCGGTAGAGCAGGAAACTGGTACAAGAACATCATATAACATCTAATCATATCAAGTTTATCACAATTAGGTTAACTAAAGTGAAGTGAGAAAGGTGGCATTGCTCACCTTTTCAGTACTTGAACTGCGAGATATTGGACTGAATGTACAGTTGACAATCATGCCTTCAACATATTCACCTGCACCTGACGCCAGAGTGATACTCTTGTCACTAATACTCAGTTTTGTATTGATCAGCACATGATTTATCTCTCCGACTTCTTCCAGAAGGACATGATTCACCTGCAATCGAGTACCCACAGACCTTTGTAACTATCTTGCCATGAATGGTGCAGATAACACAATTTTCGAGTAACATACCTCAACTCTGGATGAGCTTTCAACTGAATAGCATAGCTTCAGTTTATTTTCGTCAACATTTTTTATTACTTTGAAATTTCTACGTTCGACATGACCCCTTGTGGTAGACGCTAAGTTTTCGTGAAAAAAAGATCTAGCTCCTCCTTTGCTAGGGTGTGATCCTGCAAACACATCAGTCATACTGACTACTGAACGAATGTCATCGACCGCCTGCACTTAATGCTTTAGGTGACGATCTCTCTACCTGAAGAAATACCACATTACTACAATTTACTGCCCgcaagaaagtaaaaatatttaACTCAGAAAGACATAACTAAAATGAAAGGTCAACTAACCGCTTTAACTAATCGTTCTATAGGTGTCATTGTTGAAACTGACTTCTCAGAATCGTTCTGGTTGCTGTCATGCTGTTTCATTCTAGGAATTTGCAACTGCGACAACAGGTAACCGGGTAATTGAACAGCTGCCATGACATTCGGCAAATTCAGATATCCAACAATTTTTTTCTCCCAACGAATTGCATCATCCATAGAACCACGAGGACATATTTGCAAAGAATATCGTGCGAATTCCAAATCTGTTTTATACTTTTGGATATACCCAATCTCATCAGGCTTCAGCTGTAAAATAGAATCAATCGTTATGCAACGAAAAACGATACctgatgaaaagaaaaagaaggaacagAACCAAACATGATTATAACGTACGTGAGAAGGAAGATTTTCTGAAGAAATAGGTAGCTGCTGAATTCTGCAATCCCACCGACCAAGCATTTCGTCCAACAGAGGAATGtacacttcttttatgatattaAACTGCAATTGAGAGTTTTAtggtaaaaaaaaacaaacaaaatctaaTTAGCTGAAACAAGAAAAACAATGTAGTGGTTCATTCTGGTTTCCAGAAGTCCTTAATCATACAAGGAATGGTGCAAGACCGAAATATGAAATTGAGTGGAATACCTTATTTGTTATCTCAGTCTGCTCACCTATGCTTGTACCTCTTGAACTCATGGTATCTACTGATGCTGCCCAAgcaaagaagaaacaaaagaaaagcgTACACACGGTAAATGATATgacaaaaaaaacatacaaagaGTAGTTAAAGTGGTTTTATGGGAATGGTACTGTCCTTACGGCGAACCTATGTTTATTATTGAAAGAAAATCCACCAACTCTAACTTGGGAGTTCAACACTTGTAAATTTTTAAAAGTGTTCTTGAAACTCAAGTACAGCAGGATAGTGCATCAGAGATGAAATAATTAGACACATTAAAGGATTGAGAAACATACTGTCAagtacacaataagaaaatctaACAAACAACCAAACCGGTGGGTTCCCAGAAAACCTAAATAGCATTGTTCAATTATCCCGACTTTCTACATATCTGATTAGGAATTCCACTAACTAAGCATTATAAACATTTGTTTGAAAGATATCAATGAGGAACATAAAAGAAATGGCAATATTTCCATCCCTTGGTAGTGAAGACAGCACAACATTTTGCTGATATTCGGGTTTACCTGGTAAATCAGATGAAGCCAAAGGTGTACAAGAAGAAAGTGCAGAGGAAGGTAAATTTGTAGATTGCAAAGGTGTTCCGGCTTtcagttgaggaatttgcaacaACGACCGCTGGTCACCAGGTGACTGAAAAGCTGCCATGAGATTCGGCATATTCATCTCTGCAACAAGTCGTTTCTCCCAACGAATCACCTCATCCATAGAGTACTGACAGTGAAATTGTGATATTTGCAACGAAGATCGTTCTTTTTCCAAGATTTTTACATAGTTATGGAGACACTCAATTTGTTCAGGCTTCGGCTGTAAAATAGATTAAACTCGTCATGTAATGGAAAAGGATACTCgataaaatgaaaatgaagagaACATTATAACCGAACAAGATCAAAAGGTACATACATGAGATGTAAAATTTTCTGAAGAAACAGGTAGCTGCTGAATTTTGGAACGCAACCAACCAAGCATAATGTCCAACCGAGGAATGTACATTTCTATCATGAAGTCAATCTGCAGTCGAGAGTTTTGTTGTcacaaatcagaaaacaagaaaaaaaaaagatgtagtGGTTCACTGGTTCACTCTGGTTTCCAAAAGTCGTTAATGATACAAGGAATATTGCAAGAACAAATATGAAATTGAGCAGAATACCCTTTTTAATATCTCACTCTGCTCACCCATGCTTGTATCTCTCAAACTCATTGTTTCTACTGATTCTACCCAGgcaaacaagaaacaaaagaaaagcaTAAAAACAGTAAGTTGGATTGAAGGAGTAACCCTTTCAAAGATTAATCACAAACAAAGATATACAAAAAAGACATTAAAACAATTATCAAGACTCAATTAAAAGACTCTTACTGAAAGAAATTCCACCAGTTCTAAATagttaaagataaagaaacatgtTCTCAATAAAGAAAATCTAACAAAGAACCAcaattatcattattattatacAACGATTTGACATTCAACTACATTTCTGGTTAAAAATTCTAAAATCAAAAGCATAAGAATCAAATACTCACAATTTGTCCCTTGATCTTTGATTGATGTTTGTTACATTAAccaaaagaaaatatataaattTCTCCAAACCCTTTCAAAGTTTAATAATTACTCTTTCAAAGATTAGTCACAAACAACGATATACAAAGAAGGCATTAAAAAGACTTTATCAAAACTCATTAAAAGACAATTATCAAGAACATTATCAAGACTCTTATTAAAAAGAAATTCCATCAATTCTAAATAGTTAAAGATCAAGAAAATCTAACAAAGAACCACAAGTGTATTACCTAATTATGACATTCTACAACATCTCTGGTTAAAAATTctacaagaaaaaaagaagaatcaaatactcacatattttttttttgaactttgatTGATTTTTGTTGCATTAACCAAAAGAAAACGTATAAATTTCTCAAAACCCTAGGTTTCTTTATAcccagaaaataagaaattaggaTCTTGACAGAATTCTTCCTCCGGTCTAACAAGTTTCGGAATCTGGAATCTGTTTTATAGATGGTGGAAGTAAAATCGTTGAACCGATCTATGGTATTCATAGTTGTTGCTGAAGAAGGAATAAGAATCGGCGGTGgcggagaggaagaagaagaataagagaagaGTAGAGAGGAGAGTGAAGTCGGGGCTTCTTTTCCCGCTCTTCTTCGTTATCATCACCAAAGAcgatatttccaccccaaaagtTCAGCATTCGCTTCCCCAAAACAGATATAAACCACTTTCGACCGAAACATCATCTTATTTACCATAAAAATGCATCCGATACGATACTTGGTAAAGCTGAAATTTTATGGCCAATGCTCACACGTCCCTTAGGTAAAAAGGAAGTAAACTCTAAGGCTAAGGattagtcctatgggctagatatctagctgttagattggccatccacgtcagtctaggcaacctcctaagtcataTGGTATTGCTAATCCAGCAGCGCTAAACGCCGAATGGTTCGACgctacataattttattttttaaaaaactaATCATTATCTCTCTCcaccttttttctctctctctccaattttttttttctctctctccctTTTTTTCCTCCCTCCATCACGTTTACTCTCTCTCTcactctttttcttctctctccaTCACATTCTCTCTCAAAAATTAGTAAAGTATATAGAGCGCCGAATGGTTCGGCGTTATgtcactttttgagcgccgaacggttcaccatttcaatctcgctgatagttggactgcgagcacttgctaggtgagagaactatcaactattactgttaacttttttccaacacttttttcttgatttgcaacactttttggccaatctagcactccaatctagcccataggggttagcctaattCCTATGGGCTAGATGGAGCTCCTAGATTGGTCAAAAAGTGtagcaaatcaagaaaaaagtgttggaaaaagGTTAACACTACTTAtgtctacttctctctcctaacatttgctcgcagttcaactagcaacGAGATTGAAACACTGAACTATTCTGCGTTCAAAAAGTAACTttaacgctgaaccattcagcgctctATACTTTTTATTAAATGTTTAGAGAGAACTACTTTTTACTAAATGTTTAGAGAGAACGTGGTGGAGAGAGAGGgaaaagagggagagagaaaTGATAATGATTAGTtgtttggaaaataaaattttgtgaCACTGTTTGGTTCAGCGTTGTTGCTAGATTAGAAATATCaaaggacttaggaggttgccctaactgacgtggatggccaatctatcTGCTAGATAGAAGACCATAGGGGTGAACTCTTCAGTTGAATGGTCCTTATGCTCGAGAATTCTTCTTTGACGTTATACCAACTAGTAAGCTCTTGTTAGTTTACCATTTCCATCGGAAGGGAGGTACTCATTGGCGTTTTCTATTTTCTCTTGAGCCTAGCTACTATAAGTTTTTTTGTTCCAATATTTTAAATCGTGTTCGCAATTTGTAAGCTTCTTGGTTAAGCTGGAGAATTGTATCACAAGCAAGTTTTAATAAGAGATTTACAGTGAGGGTGGTCCATCCAAAGACCAAAATACTTAAAACGGTTTCACACCATCATTCCAGGTTACGCGATTGTTGAGAGAGAAAATTAAAACATGATCAAAATGCGAATGATAAAACAAGTTAAACTTTAAATGCATTAAACCAAGAAACCTAGGTCTTGCAGCATACCAGCCTTATCTCGCCTTTGTTCAAGAAACCTAGGTCTTGCAGCATACCAGCCTCATATTGGTTAAACTGAGACCTACTTCGTTTCTCATTTTCATGCAGACAATAGTCACCAATGAAAAGCCATATCTCTGGGAATCTTCCAAGACGCAAATTTTAGATCTCTATACGGACTACTATAGAAGCAAGAAATGACCCGGTGGGATTAATGGGTAGTATAATTCAGAATAGTCAAGTTAAAGTGATGTTCCAAGCAAGAATTATACCACCTGCAGTTCCTCCTGGAGGAACAACCCAAAAAATTTGAATATTGATTTTGCCAAGGATAATTTCCACATTCTTCGTTTGTTGCTTAGTTTCAGAGAGAGAATCAGAATATCAGGATTTTAATCTGCCTTGTAACATCTTCGATCTGGTAACCTGTAACCCTATAGAAGAATCCAGGAACCACTTATAACCACCGGCCTTATTTCAGCAGTTTTCATCGTTTATGGAAAGAACTACAGCGCACCAGAACTTCAATTCTCCATTTGATCAATTGCAGCAATCCTTACAGCAGCTGTAGCATACTTTTGTGATGAACAAAATATAGTGGAGTGCAAAACCTTATACCTGTAACATGAGAACAAAATGACACATTAGAAAAGCTTAGTATCGCATCAAGGGGATAAAATCTTAGCAGTATATGATCTTTAACCAAATATAACACAGCTATGCTAAGTCAGCAATGAGATACACAGACTTTTGATCCTAGTCGTTAATGTATAAACAAGTAACCATAAATCTTATATTAGCTAAATACAAAGTTTCTTGAAAGAAAAGCAAAACTACAGTATAAGCTAAAATAACAATCTAGTGTCCAGGTCTAAGAAAAAAGAAGTCAAGTTTATAACAAAGGAATGGATGTCCCAACACATGGTAGGTTTAATTGGCAGTTACCCATATGGAAGAAAACTAACAATGTGGACTGCTACACTAGACATGTTTAGAGAACCTAATCATCAAAAAAACAAAGGATGCTAAAAGAGTAAACACTGAACGCTACCCATGAATAAGGCTAATTTGTTACTTTAAAAACAATATCACACAAACCACTATCCAAATTACCACAAGAATGCTTAGCTATCCTTAACAAAGGTACGGTGACTCTGTTCTCTCTACCCAACTTCCATAATCCATACCTCGAATGAGAACCACAGCCTGTAGAGGCCTTTAAATTCCTCCTGTGTTAACAAGTTAAACGACCTTTCTTTCTTAGCCTAATATTTATCTAGTTTAGGACGAAATCAAGCTCAACTGTAACACCAATAACTTGATGCCGAAACAAACCCCTCAGAAAGAACACGAAATAGAGATACCTAAGCAGACTGTTCGGTAATACTAATAACCATCTATCGATCAGCTGTACTTGTGAACGCCAGCAAATTGGCAAAACGAGGCAACTCATGAAGTTAAATCACAGTACCTTGTTAAGCTTCAATCCCAACCAATTCAAATGAAATATAACTTTCTCTATATGTTGTTCTTATCATACTCAAAAGCCACGAGTAACATGAAATATAAGAGCATGTTAACAGCCGCAATCAACTTCGAGAAAACAGAATTCCAACTTCTCTTTCTCTTGGCCTCTTTGACCCCAATTCTAATGAAATATAACTTTATCTATATTTGTTCATATCATATTCAACAGCCACGAGTAACATGAAATATGACTTAAATCACCTTGGCTCAGTGCATTGAAACATGTGGGTTTATTAACATATAGCGTGTATGCGTATCCACTTAATTCTACCAGCTCCTCGCATTCCTTGCGGCTTAAATAGAATACAAAAagatttggagcaaaagaaggaatgACAAGTACTAGAACAATCTCGTAACTAGTGCTTGACCATCTCTTAACTACGAAATTTCCAAAAAGCTCTAAATGAGATTTTTTTTCAAACAGGCTACCGCCACTCATCCTGTTCGAGGGGGACTTAATCATATTCACAAGCTAATATCAGAGTTAGCAATCACACTCAGCAAAGATTTAGGCCAAAGAACATTAAGCCTGATCACCTGCACTATCGGTTAACTTTACACAATCCCTTGCTTTATAAGATGTACCATTTTTAAGGAAACTCTAAAATCTCATTCAAAAAAATCATTGATCAGTAATGGTATACTCTGAATTCCCCTTCGTGAACTGTGACCTATTACATTGACTTCTTTTGTTGAAACCTCCAAGTTTCTAGTGTGAGCTAAAATTCTGAAAGCAGTGATTTGTGACCTATTACATTGAGTTCATTTATTGAAACCTCTAAGTTTCTAGTGTGAGCCAAAATTCTGAAAGCAAAGGTGTCACTTCAACTATGTACCGACAGAATTGCCAAAGATATATAAAAGCTAAGATATGAGATGGATGAGGTTCTATGTCAATAATAACTCATAAAACATGCAATATTGTATCTAGTCCATTGGTTTAACAATTAAGGGTCGGGCTTTCATTTGTAAAGAAAGCTACTAGAAGCATTCTAATCCACATATTTCCATTATTTGCCTACATAGAACAGTTATCTAAAACTATCAGGGATACGATGGGACTATAATAAGCATATCAATGTAAATACTCTACCTTAGAAAAGAAAATGTAAATTAAGCAAGATGAGAACCAACAGAAGTATACAGTACAGAATACTTGCCTACGAATATCAGATCATAGGTAGTCATCTGTCGCAACATGGCCAGCATCCTCTTCAGAAATGGCAGGGCCAACTATTTTTATTGTATCGCCCACTGGATGATACTGCGAATTTACTAATAATCATATGATTTATTAGCAGTCAGTAACACGATGTTGCACCCCGAGAAGTAGCTGGAAGCCTTGCCAAGAGAACACCACAAAAGTCTTGAACGCTTCAAATCCAGCAAGTCTTTTGATGTCAATGTCATTATATAATCTCAGAACTCCATTGCAGGTTGGCCAATAATATACATTATACAGAAACCCCTTTAACAGAAGCAACCCCTTGAAGGCCTCTAAAATCAGGCACACAGAGTAACACTACATGATGTCACAATCACATTGGCTATCCAGTAAGTCCAATCCCAGTTATTCTACCAGGGACAAATCCAAAAAGAATCTAATTCTAGAGCTTAGACAGAGATCTTCATTTTTCATCCTCATTTCTGTTCCTAAACTGGATACTATCCCTCCAACTTACTCCCATTCCCCATTAACGATACGATCGTGCGAAATAACATGCTTATTTGTAAACTGACTTCAACCCAACTGCTGACTATGGCAACAGAATTTATTTGGGTCATCTCGATGGGTTTTTACCAACTATACATCCTTGTTATAGTATTGAACATACACGCCATGTGCACACAAAAGCAACCAACCTCAACTGACTACAGGACACATTAAACGCTTCTACTCTAGAGGCAACCCAAATAAGATTGAGCAGACACTTGTACATCTGAAATCTTATCAATATTTTAACAATATCACCCATTAGCACGGTAAAGCCTTAACCTAGCCGTCTATTCTTACCCCAACAACACCCAAAGATTTTTAACTATGAACTGGAAGTTCTCCATTCTCAATTATCTAAAGAGCAAAGTACATAACCAAATGTAACTAAGGTTGTAATCTATGCACAGTCCCATCCCAAAATTCCCTTTCAAAATAACAGATGTTTGCCACCTATGGTCACTTTCTATACTATGTAAATCTACGATTTCACAACAGCAGAACTAGCTATCTCTACTAAATTAGCATGAGTAacacaacaatttgaatttgaacAGAAGTttagcaatatatatatatatatatgaagcaAGTTCAAATCTAACGTTCAAGGATGACTAAAAAAGACAAAATAGTCTAAAAGCAGATTTGACGAAGAAAAAAGGTTGCAGCATCAGCTCCTTGTAAATTAAACATACGATAACTAACAACTTTTAAGATTGAAGATTACTGAGTCACCACGATCCCTTGATGAATCTAAATTTCCAAGCTGAGCTTTAGAGAAAGATCATTCGATGCTTGTTGCAAAGAAGCAACAAATAATATTCTCAGCGACGCCCGATACGATGCTTATCCAGACCAGCCCATGAACCAGAACCCACGCCGCACATTGGACCTTTGTCAGCACCCTGTGCAGCACCAGATGGCATCTGATATAGGAATATTATCAATTTAAACTTGTGACTCGAGATTTCACTAAGAAATTAGCTGTGTTACGGAGACGCCGGGGAATAAAATTGCCGTGTCGACATGCTTGGACACGGACACGCGTGTCAGACACGTGGGACATGGCTCAGTTCCcaagaaatataataaaataccAAAAATTGAGATTTTATACCTGAGATTGCCATATATCCCACAAGATATACTAAGAGAGCCGAGGATCTAGTCTATGTTCATAGTAGCATCAGATTATTATCTAGAAAGGAAGATAGATATGTCAAAGGACCTACTCAGTATTGGGATGTGCTTATTGATGAAACTAACTTGGATGCACCTACAGAACAAGCACTAGCCAATTCAGGCCTTAATGTACCTAGTTACATAACTCCACTATTTGGTGATGTTGAGCCACAGGCCAACTACTACAGCTAATCTATCAGGTCATGAAGATAAGTAGAAAATATCAGTGTATTCTGTTCTTTGCAATGCTGTTTTTTGTATTAATCTATATATTTTGAATACGTCGTGTCCCCGTTCTGTAGTTTTTCACGTTATCGTGTCAAGGTAACGTATTAGACACAAGACACTGACACCGCGTCAGTATCGCAGTAACACAGGAAATTAGACATTTCTTGACGACTTTTGCTTTTAGCTCATGTGAAGAGACATACCTGATGAAGGCCATATCCATCACCATATGGAGTAGGAAAACCTCCTTCGGGGCTCCCATGTTTCATCCCATAAGGTGCACCTTGAGCAAGAACACATCAATGTAAAAAATTTATAAGAAACTCATACTATGAAGATACAAATTAACAAGAACCTTATGTGCGAGACTGATTTTAATATCAGCTCTCAAACTCAAGGCAATATAACTACGTTTTACCAAGATGGTTTTTTTCATCAATAACTAGAAACACTGAACAAGAGCAATTTAACTAATATATAAAGTACAAGTAGATGCGCATGATGAGCCCGTTAACTAAAGATGCGCTGATGGGTTTTTTTCAGATTACAAAAGCCTAACTAGGATACCACTGATGATAAACTGTAA encodes:
- the LOC113352286 gene encoding uncharacterized protein LOC113352286, which codes for MSSRGTSIGEQTEITNKFNIIKEVYIPLLDEMLGRWDCRIQQLPISSENLPSHLKPDEIGYIQKYKTDLEFARYSLQICPRGSMDDAIRWEKKIVGYLNLPNVMAAVQLPGYLLSQLQIPRMKQHDSNQNDSEKSVSTMTPIERLVKAVERSSPKALSAGGR